One Mycobacterium sp. SMC-4 DNA window includes the following coding sequences:
- a CDS encoding endonuclease domain-containing protein — MEPFLGSVAVRDGALTRRGLTRHHRAIFRDVYVGKNVELTARIKAEGAWLATGAVLGGMSAAAVFGTKWIDPAAPAEIIRPDRHCAAGILAHSWSLGAGETCLVGGVSATTPARTAFDIGRSRPPDQAIPVIDALMNATRVSAAEVARVAAAHPGARGVRRLSQVLDFVDGGAESPRETTLRLILVRGGLPRPETQIAFRELRIRVDMGWREWKVAVEYDGVQHWNDRRQRAWDIERSVLLESVGWTVVRVSSDMLGRREVIVERVRSKLRAAGCPL, encoded by the coding sequence ATGGAGCCCTTTCTCGGCAGCGTGGCGGTGCGCGACGGCGCGCTGACTCGACGTGGTTTGACCCGTCATCACCGCGCGATCTTCCGTGACGTCTACGTGGGGAAGAATGTCGAACTCACGGCCAGGATCAAAGCGGAAGGCGCCTGGCTGGCCACGGGTGCGGTACTCGGCGGGATGTCGGCTGCCGCGGTCTTCGGCACGAAGTGGATTGATCCGGCAGCGCCCGCAGAGATCATCCGCCCCGACCGGCATTGCGCCGCAGGCATTCTCGCGCACTCATGGAGCCTCGGAGCTGGTGAGACCTGTTTGGTCGGCGGTGTAAGTGCCACCACGCCCGCACGAACGGCCTTTGATATCGGACGTAGCCGCCCACCCGATCAGGCGATACCCGTCATCGACGCGTTGATGAACGCCACGCGCGTCTCTGCCGCCGAGGTCGCACGAGTCGCTGCCGCCCACCCCGGTGCCCGCGGAGTCCGACGTCTGTCACAGGTGCTCGATTTTGTGGATGGGGGCGCGGAGTCGCCCCGGGAGACCACATTGCGGCTGATTCTCGTGCGTGGCGGCCTGCCCCGCCCCGAAACGCAGATCGCGTTCCGCGAGCTCCGCATCCGGGTGGACATGGGGTGGCGTGAATGGAAGGTCGCCGTCGAGTACGACGGTGTGCAGCACTGGAATGATCGCCGTCAACGGGCTTGGGATATAGAAAGATCGGTGCTGTTGGAATCCGTCGGCTGGACAGTGGTCAGGGTGAGCAGCGACATGCTCGGTCGTCGGGAGGTCATTGTCGAGAGGGTTCGCTCCAAACTGCGCGCCGCGGGGTGCCCACTGTGA
- a CDS encoding pyridoxamine 5'-phosphate oxidase family protein has protein sequence MSVQVNLDRLADTLADFTFAYLVTVGDDFRAHTVAVDPVLHGDVLHLGSIGNSTRRNASAHPQVTLVWPPRADGGYTLIVDGHATVDAGLHVRPTGAVLHRPATPGSAAASGCGDDCVPI, from the coding sequence ATGAGCGTGCAGGTGAACCTCGACCGCTTGGCGGACACCCTCGCCGATTTCACGTTCGCCTACCTGGTCACTGTCGGCGACGACTTCCGCGCCCACACTGTCGCCGTCGACCCGGTGCTCCACGGGGATGTCCTGCATCTCGGGTCGATCGGCAACAGCACCCGCCGCAACGCGTCCGCCCACCCACAGGTGACGTTGGTGTGGCCGCCGCGCGCCGACGGGGGATACACGCTGATCGTCGATGGGCACGCGACCGTAGACGCGGGGCTACACGTGAGGCCCACCGGCGCCGTCCTACACCGGCCGGCGACACCCGGCAGTGCCGCGGCGTCCGGCTGTGGCGACGACTGCGTCCCGATCTAG
- a CDS encoding AI-2E family transporter — translation MDNTPGSDPVVEAVPLLVRKTTAWAWRLLVIGAAVVATIWVIAQVQLIVVSVAISIILCALLLPQVDRLTRWGVPRGLSVASVLLVSGAALGGVLTFVISQLIAGLPELSGEVTRSIAAANEWLTEGPLGLSREQLDSAAEAAISAITDNQARLTTGAISTATAVTQIVTAFFMILFIVIFLLYGGRGIWSYVTKIIPMPSRERVREAGKAGYGSLTGFVRATFLVALVDAVGIGIGLVILGVPLALPLASLVFLGAFIPVVGAVVSGFLAVVVALLSKGFLVAALTLGVVLAVQQLEGNVLQPFVMGRAVRLHPLAVLLAITAGALLAGIIGALLAVPLLAFLNAAGKRLLSDQEESTDADPDPPAEPDEEPAADSADDDAPAEALSKAPRDSED, via the coding sequence ATGGACAACACCCCTGGTTCGGACCCGGTTGTGGAGGCGGTTCCCCTGCTGGTCCGCAAAACCACGGCATGGGCGTGGCGGTTGCTCGTCATCGGCGCGGCGGTGGTCGCCACCATCTGGGTGATCGCGCAAGTTCAGTTGATCGTCGTCTCGGTGGCCATCTCGATCATCTTGTGCGCCTTGCTGTTGCCTCAGGTGGACCGGCTGACCCGGTGGGGTGTCCCGCGCGGTTTGTCGGTGGCCTCGGTGCTGCTGGTCAGCGGTGCAGCGCTGGGCGGTGTGCTGACCTTCGTGATCTCGCAGCTGATCGCGGGGCTGCCCGAACTCAGCGGCGAGGTCACCCGCAGCATCGCCGCGGCCAACGAGTGGCTCACCGAAGGACCACTCGGGTTGAGCCGCGAGCAACTCGACAGCGCGGCCGAGGCCGCCATCTCGGCGATCACCGACAACCAGGCGCGCCTGACCACTGGTGCCATCTCCACCGCGACGGCGGTCACCCAAATCGTCACCGCCTTCTTCATGATCCTTTTCATCGTGATCTTCCTGCTCTACGGCGGGCGCGGCATCTGGTCCTACGTCACCAAGATCATCCCGATGCCTTCCCGCGAGCGGGTGCGCGAGGCGGGCAAGGCCGGGTACGGATCCCTGACCGGGTTCGTGCGGGCGACCTTCCTGGTCGCCCTCGTCGACGCCGTCGGCATAGGCATCGGCCTGGTCATCCTCGGCGTGCCGTTGGCGCTGCCGCTGGCCTCGCTGGTCTTCCTCGGCGCGTTCATCCCGGTGGTCGGAGCTGTGGTCAGCGGTTTCCTCGCGGTCGTGGTGGCGCTGTTGTCGAAGGGTTTCCTGGTGGCGGCATTGACGCTGGGGGTCGTGTTGGCCGTTCAACAGCTCGAGGGAAATGTGTTGCAGCCATTCGTGATGGGTCGCGCGGTGCGACTGCATCCACTGGCGGTGCTGTTGGCGATCACCGCGGGTGCGTTGCTGGCCGGCATCATCGGCGCGCTGCTGGCGGTGCCGTTGCTGGCCTTCCTCAACGCCGCCGGTAAACGACTACTTTCGGATCAGGAGGAATCCACGGACGCCGATCCCGACCCGCCGGCTGAACCCGACGAGGAACCTGCCGCGGATTCGGCCGACGATGACGCGCCCGCCGAAGCGCTGTCGAAGGCGCCGCGCGACAGTGAGGACTGA
- a CDS encoding Na+/H+ antiporter subunit E translates to MSRPLRVVRVALTRTAVFAALWWVLSEGDGLWQYGAPVIGALTVATLLVSPPRPTVRRPWPVRIGAALRIMVWFVHRSVGGAVDVARRGLATPVDVAPAEAELFVYLQSPVARVLLADLASLTPGTLSVDIVEVPDGHLLQLHVLHHEIDVDEPLNTLQRFLADVFDPPDISDAAPQS, encoded by the coding sequence GTGAGCCGGCCGCTACGGGTGGTCCGTGTCGCGCTGACCCGCACGGCAGTGTTCGCGGCGCTGTGGTGGGTGCTGTCGGAAGGCGACGGTCTCTGGCAATACGGGGCGCCGGTGATCGGCGCGCTGACGGTGGCGACCCTGCTCGTGAGTCCGCCGCGACCGACTGTGCGCCGGCCCTGGCCGGTGCGTATCGGGGCCGCCCTACGGATCATGGTGTGGTTCGTGCACCGCTCGGTGGGCGGCGCGGTCGACGTGGCACGGCGGGGCCTGGCCACGCCGGTGGACGTGGCCCCGGCCGAGGCCGAGCTATTCGTGTACCTGCAGTCCCCGGTCGCCCGGGTCCTCCTGGCCGACTTGGCGTCGCTGACGCCCGGAACGCTGTCGGTCGACATCGTCGAGGTGCCCGACGGACATCTGCTGCAGCTGCATGTGCTGCACCACGAGATCGACGTCGACGAGCCGTTGAATACGTTGCAGCGATTCTTGGCTGACGTGTTCGACCCGCCGGACATCTCCGACGCCGCACCGCAGTCCTGA
- a CDS encoding complex I subunit 5 family protein, translating into MTTGLSAPQTALWIAAISAPLAVMIALATTGWWNTRVGVHRRRTLVRWAAVSTVPAGVLAALGPGAGVLDVPWLVLGTSLQVDALARPLVLMTVVLYGAALVTVAFSNNARAHILSGFLLTSFLGNIGVFLAADTVSFYTAFAVMSLSAYGCVVHTTSAEARRAGRVYLVLTMISELAVLAALVMVVGAGGGLIADAPAAVAQSEHRAAIIALLFVGFGIKAGTVPLHVWLPLAHPAAPIAASAVLSGAMVKAGLFGWLRFLPLGEVALPGWGVTLVVLAVLGAFLALPIGVLHRDPKVALAYSTISQMGFLTVLVGIALAQPELAEPAILAAVVYAVHHGVAKGGLFLGVAVWRRNYTAPARYLVLAVLALLALAVAGAPLGSGSVAKYAAKEAISPVTFAGVELTSLLPWVGTVSTLLLARAGWVLLTGRRGPAHRPDPALASWVLLALAGTGATWVLAESWAPLIRVPGLDTVTVWDASWPILIGVLIAGAAMMLSVRDMLPPRLAHPDGTLVPAGDLIVPEEAVLARIARAARRAGARSYLEQARWIDAGRVWHRLDAVTARWESALDRWGVSGVAILCVGAMLVVALCVGVLW; encoded by the coding sequence ATGACCACCGGGCTGAGCGCGCCGCAGACCGCGCTGTGGATCGCAGCGATCAGCGCACCGCTGGCCGTGATGATCGCGCTGGCCACCACCGGCTGGTGGAACACCCGAGTCGGCGTGCACCGGCGCCGCACCCTGGTCCGCTGGGCCGCCGTGTCCACCGTGCCGGCCGGAGTGCTGGCCGCGCTCGGGCCGGGCGCCGGCGTGCTCGACGTTCCGTGGCTGGTGCTGGGCACCAGCCTGCAGGTCGACGCACTGGCCCGGCCATTGGTGTTGATGACCGTGGTGCTCTACGGCGCTGCCCTGGTGACCGTGGCGTTCAGCAACAACGCGCGAGCCCACATCCTCAGCGGCTTCCTGCTGACCAGCTTCCTGGGCAATATCGGGGTATTCCTGGCCGCCGACACCGTGAGCTTCTACACCGCCTTCGCCGTGATGAGCCTGTCGGCCTACGGCTGCGTCGTGCACACCACCTCGGCCGAGGCGCGTCGGGCGGGGCGGGTGTATCTGGTGCTGACCATGATCTCCGAATTGGCGGTGCTCGCGGCGCTGGTGATGGTGGTCGGCGCCGGCGGGGGACTGATCGCCGACGCCCCCGCGGCAGTAGCACAGTCCGAGCATCGCGCCGCGATCATCGCGCTGCTGTTCGTCGGGTTCGGGATCAAAGCCGGCACCGTGCCGCTGCATGTGTGGCTGCCGCTGGCACACCCGGCCGCACCGATTGCCGCCAGCGCCGTGCTGTCCGGGGCGATGGTCAAGGCCGGGCTGTTCGGTTGGTTGCGTTTCCTGCCGCTCGGCGAGGTCGCCTTGCCGGGCTGGGGTGTGACGCTGGTGGTGCTGGCCGTGCTCGGCGCGTTCCTGGCGCTGCCGATCGGGGTGCTGCACCGCGATCCGAAGGTGGCACTGGCCTACAGCACCATCAGCCAGATGGGATTTCTGACCGTGCTCGTCGGTATCGCGCTGGCCCAGCCGGAGCTGGCCGAGCCCGCCATCCTGGCCGCGGTGGTCTATGCCGTGCACCACGGCGTCGCCAAGGGTGGATTGTTCCTCGGGGTCGCGGTGTGGCGCCGTAACTACACCGCCCCGGCCCGCTACCTGGTGCTGGCGGTACTGGCGCTGTTGGCGCTGGCCGTCGCCGGCGCTCCGCTGGGGTCGGGCTCCGTCGCCAAATACGCCGCCAAGGAGGCCATCAGCCCGGTCACCTTCGCGGGCGTGGAGCTGACCAGTCTGCTGCCGTGGGTGGGCACGGTATCGACCTTGCTGCTCGCCCGTGCCGGCTGGGTGCTGCTGACCGGCCGGCGCGGGCCGGCACACCGGCCCGACCCCGCCCTGGCGTCCTGGGTGTTGTTGGCCCTCGCCGGGACCGGCGCCACCTGGGTGTTGGCCGAAAGCTGGGCACCGCTGATCCGGGTGCCGGGACTGGACACCGTCACCGTCTGGGACGCCAGTTGGCCGATCCTGATCGGGGTGCTGATCGCCGGCGCGGCAATGATGCTGTCCGTCCGCGACATGCTGCCCCCGCGGCTGGCGCATCCGGACGGCACCCTGGTGCCCGCCGGGGACCTCATCGTGCCGGAAGAGGCCGTGCTGGCCCGGATCGCCCGCGCTGCCCGTCGGGCCGGGGCACGCAGCTACCTCGAACAGGCACGATGGATTGATGCCGGGCGGGTGTGGCACCGCCTCGATGCCGTCACCGCGCGGTGGGAGTCCGCGCTGGACCGGTGGGGTGTCTCCGGTGTGGCGATCCTCTGCGTCGGCGCGATGCTGGTGGTCGCGTTGTGCGTCGGGGTGCTCTGGTGA
- a CDS encoding complex I subunit 5 family protein yields the protein MTGSLLPLAVLATSLIPGVVIFALPERARRTRVAFNLAGAIGKVVLVAALIPAAAAGARFEFQAPFVPGIDLVLRVEPFALYFLALSAVLWLLTTIYAIGYLGQGPHLNRFFGFFSLCVLATSGIALSGNLTTFVIFFELLTLVTYPLVVHEGTPAAVAGGRTYLAYTLTGGVVLLLGVVWLTATVGPVDFTDRGSPALRDFADQHPLTATAIFVLILAGLGVKAALVPLHGWLPRAMVAPAPVSALLHAVAVVKAGVFGVVLLVDYVYGVELAEELGVLTPLAVLASVTIIYGSVQALRQDGLKARLAYSTVSQVAYVTLGVSVASVLATTGGIAHIVNQGFMKITMFFCAGLFATVLGLSKVSELDGVGRRMPVTATAFTIAVVGMVGIPPLAGFLSKWYLAGGAVETGQGWILAVLITSSLLNALYFFPIVYRLWWKRSKAAELTPLTGLEAAPSLVLPTATTALLVLGIGVVAGWPYSPLELARLITEGIYGQ from the coding sequence GTGACCGGCTCACTGCTCCCGCTGGCCGTGCTGGCCACGTCGTTGATTCCCGGCGTCGTCATCTTCGCCCTCCCCGAACGCGCCCGGCGCACCCGCGTCGCCTTCAACCTCGCCGGCGCGATCGGCAAGGTCGTCCTGGTCGCCGCGCTGATCCCGGCTGCCGCGGCAGGAGCACGCTTCGAGTTCCAGGCCCCGTTCGTGCCCGGCATCGACCTGGTTCTGCGGGTGGAACCGTTCGCGCTGTACTTCCTGGCGTTGTCGGCGGTGCTGTGGCTGCTCACCACGATTTATGCCATCGGCTACCTGGGCCAGGGGCCGCACCTCAACCGATTCTTCGGCTTCTTCAGCCTGTGCGTGCTGGCCACCAGCGGTATCGCGCTGTCGGGGAACCTGACCACTTTCGTGATCTTCTTCGAGCTACTGACGCTGGTCACCTACCCGCTGGTCGTGCACGAGGGCACCCCCGCCGCGGTAGCCGGTGGCCGCACCTACCTGGCCTACACCCTGACCGGCGGCGTGGTTCTGCTGCTCGGCGTGGTGTGGCTGACCGCGACGGTCGGCCCGGTGGACTTCACCGACCGGGGCAGCCCCGCGCTGCGGGACTTCGCCGACCAGCACCCGCTGACGGCCACCGCGATTTTCGTGTTGATCTTGGCCGGTCTCGGGGTCAAGGCGGCCCTGGTCCCACTGCACGGTTGGCTGCCGCGAGCCATGGTGGCGCCGGCACCGGTCAGCGCACTGCTGCACGCGGTGGCCGTCGTCAAGGCCGGCGTTTTCGGGGTGGTGTTGCTCGTCGACTACGTCTACGGCGTCGAGCTGGCCGAGGAACTCGGCGTGTTGACCCCGCTGGCGGTGCTGGCCAGCGTGACCATCATCTACGGCTCGGTCCAGGCGTTGCGCCAGGACGGCCTCAAAGCGCGGCTGGCCTATTCGACGGTCAGCCAAGTCGCCTACGTCACCCTCGGGGTATCGGTGGCCTCGGTGTTGGCCACCACCGGCGGCATCGCCCACATCGTCAACCAAGGCTTCATGAAGATCACCATGTTCTTCTGCGCCGGCCTGTTCGCCACCGTGCTCGGGCTGAGCAAGGTGTCCGAACTCGACGGGGTAGGCCGCCGGATGCCGGTGACGGCGACGGCGTTCACCATCGCTGTGGTCGGCATGGTCGGGATCCCGCCACTGGCCGGTTTCCTGTCCAAGTGGTACCTGGCCGGCGGTGCCGTCGAAACCGGCCAAGGCTGGATACTGGCCGTGTTGATCACCTCCAGCCTGCTCAACGCTTTGTACTTCTTCCCGATCGTCTACCGGCTCTGGTGGAAGCGCTCGAAGGCCGCCGAACTGACGCCCCTGACGGGTCTGGAGGCGGCACCGTCACTGGTGCTGCCGACCGCCACCACCGCCCTGCTGGTGCTGGGGATCGGCGTGGTCGCCGGCTGGCCCTACTCCCCGCTGGAGCTGGCTCGCCTCATCACCGAGGGGATCTACGGACAATGA
- a CDS encoding complex I subunit 5 family protein produces MNLAQWLLGSVVFVPLAAAMITAVIPQRGFAVGLPTAVAGCVASVLLALEVARSGPVAMTLGGWAEPVGIGLRADGMSVVFLATAAVVGLLVTVYASGSADARGTPFFWPLWLAMWAGLNAVFVAADLFNTYVALELVTVAGVGAVALGGARAAGAALRYLLLAVLGSLWFLLAVALLYATTGSLALEQVSSRLTTADGLTVAVAVSVATLGLGLKSALAPMHAWLPPAHAGAPSAVSPLMSALVVKASLFVLFRLWTTLPVDAALLVVSQVVGVLGCIAVVWGSVAALRQDRLKRVVAYSTVAQVGYFVLLVPLTAPALVDGAGAEARAVATMAVQGTIAFVVGHALAKTAMFTAAGALLHSYGTDKLTAMRGAAARHPVPVMAFGLASIALAGLPPAVAFAGKWQLMTASMHSGQWWWLPVLVGGGLLTAAYSGRVLTVMFSATRTEPADESPADPARMRYAALAAAVAAAVLGIGTSAALALSSTGVLGVAL; encoded by the coding sequence GTGAACCTGGCGCAGTGGTTGCTCGGGTCGGTCGTGTTCGTCCCACTGGCTGCCGCAATGATCACCGCGGTCATTCCGCAGCGTGGATTCGCGGTGGGTTTGCCGACGGCAGTGGCCGGTTGCGTGGCCTCGGTGTTGCTGGCCCTGGAGGTGGCCCGGTCGGGTCCGGTGGCGATGACGTTGGGCGGTTGGGCCGAGCCGGTCGGCATCGGGCTGCGGGCCGACGGGATGTCGGTAGTTTTCCTGGCCACCGCCGCGGTGGTCGGTCTGCTGGTGACCGTGTACGCCAGCGGGTCGGCCGACGCCCGCGGCACACCGTTCTTCTGGCCGCTCTGGTTGGCGATGTGGGCCGGCCTCAATGCCGTGTTCGTCGCGGCTGATCTGTTCAACACCTATGTGGCGCTGGAACTGGTGACAGTGGCCGGAGTGGGTGCCGTCGCGTTGGGCGGGGCGCGCGCGGCCGGTGCTGCCCTGCGTTACCTGCTGTTGGCCGTGCTCGGATCGCTGTGGTTCCTGCTGGCCGTCGCGCTGCTCTACGCCACCACCGGGTCATTGGCGCTCGAGCAGGTCAGCAGTCGGCTGACGACCGCGGACGGCCTGACCGTGGCGGTGGCAGTCAGCGTGGCGACGCTGGGCCTGGGTCTGAAGTCCGCGCTGGCGCCGATGCACGCCTGGCTGCCGCCGGCACACGCCGGCGCGCCCAGCGCCGTCAGTCCGTTGATGTCGGCGTTGGTCGTCAAGGCATCGCTGTTCGTGCTGTTCCGGCTGTGGACCACGCTGCCCGTCGATGCTGCGCTGCTGGTCGTGTCGCAGGTGGTCGGGGTGCTGGGATGCATCGCGGTCGTCTGGGGCAGCGTGGCCGCTCTGCGACAGGACCGACTCAAGCGCGTCGTGGCGTACTCGACGGTGGCCCAGGTCGGTTACTTCGTGCTGCTGGTCCCACTGACCGCGCCGGCACTCGTCGACGGTGCCGGCGCCGAAGCCCGAGCCGTCGCGACCATGGCCGTGCAGGGCACGATCGCGTTCGTGGTGGGCCATGCGTTGGCCAAGACCGCAATGTTCACCGCTGCAGGTGCGCTGCTGCACAGCTACGGCACCGACAAGCTCACCGCGATGCGCGGCGCAGCCGCCCGCCATCCGGTGCCGGTGATGGCCTTCGGGTTGGCCTCCATCGCGCTGGCCGGGCTGCCGCCGGCAGTGGCGTTCGCCGGGAAGTGGCAGCTGATGACGGCCTCGATGCACAGCGGTCAGTGGTGGTGGCTGCCCGTGCTGGTCGGAGGCGGCCTGCTGACCGCCGCCTACAGCGGGCGGGTCCTGACCGTGATGTTCAGCGCGACGCGCACCGAGCCGGCCGACGAATCACCGGCGGACCCGGCCAGGATGCGGTATGCGGCCCTGGCGGCCGCCGTCGCAGCAGCCGTCCTGGGCATCGGGACCTCGGCGGCACTCGCGCTGAGCTCCACCGGGGTGCTGGGGGTGGCGCTGTGA
- a CDS encoding NADH-quinone oxidoreductase subunit K — protein sequence MTRLEWFLALGAVLIALGSVRMLLDSDPVRRVVAVNVAGSGVFVILVALAARTDPPDPVLHALVLTGIVIAVSVTGLALVLIRQTRPPSPGDGPADESDTEDPA from the coding sequence GTGACACGTCTGGAGTGGTTTCTCGCACTCGGCGCGGTCCTGATAGCGCTCGGATCTGTCCGGATGCTGCTCGACTCGGACCCGGTGCGCCGGGTGGTCGCGGTGAACGTGGCCGGTTCCGGGGTGTTCGTCATCCTGGTCGCGTTGGCCGCACGCACCGACCCGCCCGACCCGGTGCTGCATGCCCTGGTGCTCACCGGCATCGTCATCGCGGTGTCGGTGACCGGGCTGGCGCTGGTGTTGATCCGACAGACCCGGCCACCGTCGCCGGGTGACGGCCCGGCCGACGAATCCGACACCGAGGACCCCGCGTGA
- the mbhE gene encoding hydrogen gas-evolving membrane-bound hydrogenase subunit E, which produces MNSVAVLDIALGGGVLVAAWVTLLHPDRIASVTMFLGMGVLLVGVWARLGAPDVALAEAALAAGVTGALLVAAVARDNDEVRIRRAMLTGQAVLVLAAGALLAVVLIPAAAGPVGDQALARQATASIPDAAVSHPVTAVLLDFRAYDTLLEVVVLAVAAVAALSLHPRGSLRTVDTPVDRRPTVMVLLRVLGPVLVLLAAWLLVAGSSRPGGAFQSGAVVAGLLILALLTSSVRVPAGPVLRLLIVAGAAVFVALAAGTATLTGWLTLEEPWAGTAVVAVEAVLAVSIGVALAALLVAQEPSR; this is translated from the coding sequence ATGAACTCCGTCGCGGTGCTCGACATCGCCCTCGGCGGCGGGGTGCTGGTGGCAGCGTGGGTGACACTGCTGCACCCCGATCGCATCGCCTCGGTCACCATGTTCCTGGGCATGGGCGTACTGCTGGTCGGCGTATGGGCGCGCCTGGGCGCCCCGGACGTGGCGTTGGCAGAAGCCGCGCTGGCCGCCGGGGTCACCGGCGCGCTGCTGGTGGCAGCGGTGGCACGCGACAACGACGAAGTGCGCATCCGGCGGGCCATGCTGACCGGCCAGGCCGTGCTGGTTTTGGCCGCGGGCGCCCTACTGGCCGTGGTGCTGATCCCGGCCGCGGCCGGCCCGGTCGGCGATCAAGCGCTGGCCCGGCAGGCCACCGCCAGCATCCCCGACGCGGCGGTCAGTCACCCGGTCACCGCGGTACTGCTGGATTTCCGCGCGTACGACACCCTGCTCGAGGTGGTCGTCCTCGCGGTGGCCGCGGTGGCCGCGCTGTCTCTGCACCCGAGAGGCTCCCTGCGCACGGTCGACACACCCGTCGACCGGCGCCCGACGGTGATGGTCCTGCTGCGCGTACTGGGCCCGGTCCTGGTGCTGCTGGCGGCATGGTTGCTGGTCGCCGGCTCGTCGCGGCCCGGGGGGGCCTTCCAGTCCGGAGCCGTGGTGGCCGGCTTGCTCATCCTGGCGTTGTTGACCAGTTCGGTGCGGGTACCGGCAGGCCCGGTGTTGCGGCTGCTGATCGTGGCCGGTGCGGCCGTGTTCGTCGCGCTGGCCGCCGGCACCGCCACCCTGACGGGCTGGCTCACCCTCGAAGAACCGTGGGCCGGCACCGCGGTCGTGGCCGTGGAGGCCGTGCTGGCGGTGTCGATCGGTGTCGCACTGGCGGCGCTGCTGGTGGCCCAGGAGCCCAGCCGGTGA
- a CDS encoding monovalent cation/H(+) antiporter subunit G — MVATLTTVATVGFIVAGCAMYTLGTIGLLRFPDTRSRLHALTKADNLGLGLLVIGLSLAAGSVATVGLLILIWLLALAASATAAGLLARGGTETEPR, encoded by the coding sequence ATGGTGGCAACCCTGACCACGGTGGCGACCGTCGGATTCATCGTCGCCGGCTGCGCGATGTACACCCTGGGCACCATCGGTCTGCTGCGCTTCCCGGACACCCGCAGCCGGCTGCACGCGCTGACCAAGGCCGACAACCTCGGCTTGGGCCTGCTGGTCATCGGCCTGTCATTGGCCGCGGGGTCGGTGGCCACCGTGGGCCTGCTGATCCTGATCTGGTTGTTGGCGCTGGCCGCCAGCGCCACCGCGGCCGGACTGCTCGCCCGCGGTGGCACGGAGACCGAACCACGATGA